One genomic region from Chlamydia poikilotherma encodes:
- a CDS encoding phosphoenolpyruvate carboxykinase (GTP) yields MTSAWSNEIQHEGLRQWIKEVAELVTPKDIRICNGSDAEYAEVYSMMQKSGIAIPLNSDLHPNCFLVRSSPEDVARVEQFTFICTTKKEDAGPTNNWRDPQEMRQELEGLFRGCMRGRTLYVIPFCMGPLNSPFSLIGVEITDSPYVVCSMKIMTRMGAEVLESLGTSGSFHKCLHSVGVPLSPGEKDVAWPCNPKHMRIVHFQDDSSVMSFGSGYGGNALLGKKCVALRLASYIARSQNWLAEHMLIIGVTNPQGQKKYFAASFPSACGKTNLAMLMPKIPGWKVECVGDDIAWIRPGVDGRLYAVNPEFGFFGVAPGTSETTNPNALATCKSNSIFTNVALTPNGDVWWEGLTSQPPEGLIDWHGNPWQPGGAPAAHANSRFTTLVKQCPVLDPQWNSPEGVPIEAIIFGGRRSETIPLVYEALSWQHGVTIGASMSSATTAAIVGEQGKLRHDPFAMLPFCGYNMAYYFDHWLSFASNTSLKLPKIYGVNWFRKDKDGNFIWPGFSDNLRVLEWIFRRTNGEESIAKKTPIGYLPEESSLNLEGLNLSSQALQDLLSVDVSGWLKEVANVREYCKIFGSDFPQTITDELFRIERELK; encoded by the coding sequence ATGACCAGTGCATGGAGCAATGAAATTCAGCATGAAGGTTTAAGACAATGGATCAAAGAGGTTGCTGAATTAGTAACTCCTAAGGATATCCGTATATGTAATGGCTCTGATGCTGAATATGCTGAAGTCTACAGTATGATGCAAAAATCAGGAATAGCTATTCCTTTAAACTCTGATTTACATCCCAACTGTTTTCTAGTGCGTTCTTCTCCTGAAGATGTTGCTCGTGTTGAACAGTTCACTTTTATTTGTACTACAAAAAAAGAAGATGCAGGCCCTACCAATAATTGGCGTGATCCCCAAGAAATGCGTCAGGAATTAGAAGGTCTTTTCCGAGGTTGTATGCGCGGAAGGACTCTCTATGTGATTCCTTTTTGCATGGGACCGTTAAATTCTCCATTTTCTCTTATTGGTGTTGAAATTACCGATTCTCCATATGTTGTTTGTTCTATGAAGATCATGACACGAATGGGAGCAGAGGTATTAGAATCTCTAGGAACATCCGGTTCTTTTCATAAGTGTCTACACAGTGTGGGAGTCCCTTTATCTCCGGGTGAAAAAGATGTAGCTTGGCCTTGTAATCCTAAGCATATGCGTATAGTACATTTCCAAGATGACAGTAGTGTAATGTCATTTGGTAGTGGTTACGGGGGAAATGCTTTACTAGGGAAGAAATGCGTAGCATTACGCTTAGCTTCATATATAGCTCGTTCACAAAACTGGCTTGCAGAGCATATGCTAATCATCGGTGTGACTAATCCTCAAGGACAGAAGAAATATTTTGCCGCTTCTTTCCCTAGCGCTTGTGGTAAAACTAATCTCGCGATGCTCATGCCTAAGATTCCTGGTTGGAAAGTCGAATGTGTCGGCGATGACATTGCATGGATACGTCCTGGTGTTGACGGTAGGTTATACGCTGTGAATCCTGAATTTGGTTTTTTTGGTGTTGCTCCAGGAACATCAGAAACGACAAATCCTAATGCTTTAGCTACTTGCAAATCTAACTCGATATTCACTAATGTTGCTTTGACTCCAAATGGAGATGTCTGGTGGGAAGGTTTAACGAGCCAACCTCCTGAAGGTCTTATAGATTGGCATGGTAATCCTTGGCAACCCGGAGGAGCTCCTGCAGCACATGCTAATTCTAGATTCACTACTCTTGTAAAGCAGTGTCCTGTTTTAGATCCTCAATGGAATAGTCCTGAAGGTGTACCAATTGAGGCGATTATTTTTGGTGGTCGTCGTTCTGAGACTATACCTTTGGTTTATGAGGCTTTAAGTTGGCAACATGGAGTCACCATTGGTGCAAGCATGTCTTCGGCAACTACCGCAGCTATTGTTGGTGAACAAGGGAAGTTGCGGCATGATCCTTTTGCTATGTTACCTTTCTGTGGCTACAACATGGCATACTATTTTGATCACTGGTTATCTTTTGCTTCTAACACAAGTTTAAAACTACCAAAGATCTATGGCGTGAACTGGTTCCGTAAGGATAAAGATGGTAATTTTATCTGGCCAGGATTTAGCGACAATCTTCGTGTTTTAGAATGGATTTTTCGAAGAACTAATGGGGAAGAGTCCATCGCTAAGAAAACACCCATTGGTTACTTACCAGAAGAATCTTCTTTGAACTTAGAAGGACTCAATTTATCTTCACAAGCTCTTCAGGATCTACTTTCTGTGGATGTTTCTGGGTGGCTGAAAGAGGTTGCTAATGTTCGTGAGTATTGCAAGATTTTTGGATCTGACTTTCCTCAAACAATCACTGATGAATTATTCAGAATAGAAAGAGAATTAAAATAA